The following are encoded in a window of Candidatus Fluviicola riflensis genomic DNA:
- the lnt gene encoding apolipoprotein N-acyltransferase yields the protein MLVRLLQQRYFRWCLAIFSGILMVISFPYTGSAFPLAFVAWIPLLLLESTYANRRSFNLLPQAYITFLIYNLGTTWWIYNADPDGAYMAFICNSLLMTLVFYLFHRIKKRMGNHWTAPILISVWISFEFLHFNWELSWPWLTLGNVFADVPALVQWYSWTGVFGGTLWVLMINLMLYRLIRKIYIDREQRGSLRPFLIQIAAFLLIPVLISLVLYTTYSEVKKPYEVVVIQPNIDPYNEKFGGASDQEQLMAILAAADKTVSKRTQLVIAPETALSPNYAFDESELHQLTFYHSLMERRAKWHNASFLIGATTRRHFEYPNSRASRKEDGGNEYVEYYNSSVLFKEFRTPEIVHKSKLVLGVEKIPFSNIFPQLEQMSIELGGSSGSLGIQDNGPSVMSSNGTRFAPVVCYESIYGDFLRRQCKQDAGFIAIITNDGWWKDTPGYKQHFAFARLRAIENRKYIVRSANTGKSGIINQRGDVVRETGWWKEAAFRETIQLSDRKTIYQYLGDYIAYFAVIGFMVFLGLSWINILRKKRP from the coding sequence ATGTTAGTCCGTTTATTGCAACAACGCTATTTTCGCTGGTGCCTGGCGATTTTTTCGGGAATCCTTATGGTGATTTCATTTCCGTACACCGGAAGCGCTTTTCCGTTGGCTTTTGTGGCATGGATTCCGCTTTTACTCCTTGAATCCACCTACGCCAACAGGCGATCATTTAACCTGTTGCCACAGGCTTACATTACCTTTTTGATTTACAATCTCGGAACTACCTGGTGGATCTACAATGCCGATCCTGATGGCGCTTACATGGCATTTATCTGCAACAGTTTACTCATGACGCTGGTGTTTTACCTTTTTCACCGAATCAAAAAACGTATGGGTAACCACTGGACGGCCCCTATTCTCATCAGTGTCTGGATTTCATTCGAATTTCTGCACTTCAACTGGGAATTATCTTGGCCATGGCTCACATTAGGGAATGTTTTTGCTGACGTTCCTGCTTTGGTACAATGGTACTCGTGGACAGGCGTATTTGGCGGAACGCTTTGGGTATTAATGATCAACCTGATGTTGTATCGCCTTATCCGTAAAATATACATCGACCGTGAACAACGTGGCAGCTTGCGGCCGTTTCTTATTCAAATCGCAGCATTTTTATTGATTCCGGTTCTCATTTCACTGGTGCTTTACACGACCTATTCCGAAGTAAAAAAGCCGTATGAAGTCGTGGTTATTCAACCGAATATTGACCCATATAACGAAAAATTCGGCGGTGCATCGGATCAGGAACAATTAATGGCTATCCTGGCAGCCGCAGACAAAACGGTAAGTAAACGTACACAACTGGTTATTGCTCCTGAAACGGCTTTATCGCCCAACTATGCGTTCGATGAGAGTGAATTGCACCAGTTGACGTTTTACCATTCGCTGATGGAACGCCGGGCAAAATGGCACAATGCATCGTTCCTGATTGGAGCTACAACCCGTCGTCATTTCGAGTATCCAAATTCACGCGCTTCGCGAAAAGAAGATGGCGGAAATGAATATGTAGAGTATTACAACTCATCCGTATTATTCAAAGAATTCAGAACGCCCGAGATCGTCCACAAGTCGAAACTGGTACTGGGCGTGGAAAAAATCCCGTTCTCAAACATCTTTCCGCAATTGGAACAAATGAGTATTGAATTGGGTGGTTCCAGTGGTTCGCTAGGAATTCAGGATAACGGCCCGTCAGTGATGAGTTCCAACGGCACCCGGTTTGCTCCGGTAGTCTGTTACGAATCTATTTACGGTGATTTTTTACGACGTCAATGCAAACAAGACGCGGGCTTTATTGCCATTATTACCAATGACGGCTGGTGGAAAGATACACCCGGTTACAAACAACATTTCGCCTTCGCGCGATTGCGTGCTATTGAAAACCGGAAATACATCGTTCGTTCGGCCAATACAGGAAAATCAGGAATCATCAATCAACGTGGTGATGTGGTGCGCGAAACCGGTTGGTGGAAGGAAGCTGCTTTCAGAGAAACGATCCAATTAAGTGATCGCAAGACGATTTACCAGTACCTGGGCGATTACATTGCTTATTTCGCTGTAATCGGGTTCATGGTGTTTTTGGGGTTGTCGTGGATTAATATTCTACGGAAAAAACGACCATAG
- a CDS encoding adenylosuccinate lyase — protein sequence MQLTALTAISPIDGRYRSKAAELAPFFSEFGLIKYRVLVEVEYFIALCELGLEPLKSVDHSIFPKIRAIVTGFSEEDALAIKTIERTTNHDVKAVEYFLKEKMQGLGLGDQLEFIHFGLTSQDINNTAIPISLKEAIAEVIVPEIKALIAQLRSFANDWSAIPMLARTHGQPASPTILGKEIAVFAERLQLQLDDLLTIPYAAKFGGATGNFNAHHVAFPEVNWVQFANEFVNDRLLLKRSQLTTQIENYDEIARLFDALKRINTIVLDLDRDMWTYISMDYFKQKLKEGEVGSSAMPHKVNPIDFENSEGNIGIANALYEHLSAKLPVSRLQRDLTDSTVLRTIGMPLSHSLIALKATANGLGKLLLNRDAIDADLENNWAVVAEAIQTILRSIGFPKPYEALKGLTRKNEKVTKETVHAFLETLEINDEIRGRLKQITPQNYTGVNLL from the coding sequence ATGCAATTAACAGCACTCACAGCAATTAGTCCGATTGACGGACGTTATCGTTCCAAAGCAGCCGAACTGGCGCCTTTTTTCTCAGAATTCGGACTCATTAAATACCGCGTTCTGGTGGAAGTGGAATACTTCATTGCATTGTGCGAATTGGGGCTGGAACCGTTGAAATCGGTGGATCATTCCATTTTCCCGAAAATCAGGGCAATCGTTACCGGTTTTTCAGAAGAAGATGCGCTGGCAATCAAAACCATTGAACGAACCACGAATCATGATGTGAAGGCAGTGGAATATTTCCTGAAAGAAAAAATGCAGGGTCTTGGTTTGGGTGATCAGCTGGAATTTATCCACTTTGGATTGACCTCACAAGACATCAACAATACCGCCATTCCGATTAGTTTGAAAGAAGCAATTGCGGAAGTGATTGTTCCCGAAATAAAAGCGTTGATTGCTCAATTGCGTTCTTTTGCGAATGACTGGTCTGCTATCCCGATGTTGGCACGTACGCATGGCCAGCCGGCTTCTCCAACTATTCTTGGGAAAGAAATCGCGGTGTTCGCAGAGCGTTTGCAATTGCAGCTGGATGATTTGCTGACCATTCCTTATGCAGCTAAATTCGGTGGTGCAACCGGAAATTTTAATGCGCACCACGTGGCTTTTCCGGAAGTGAATTGGGTGCAATTTGCCAACGAATTTGTGAACGACCGCTTGCTGTTGAAACGCAGCCAATTGACCACGCAAATAGAAAATTACGACGAAATAGCACGTTTATTCGACGCGTTAAAGCGCATCAATACAATCGTTTTGGATCTGGACCGCGATATGTGGACTTATATTTCGATGGATTATTTCAAACAGAAACTGAAAGAAGGTGAAGTGGGTTCTTCTGCGATGCCGCACAAAGTAAACCCGATCGATTTTGAAAATTCGGAAGGAAATATCGGAATTGCAAACGCCTTGTACGAACATTTATCGGCCAAATTGCCAGTTTCCCGTTTACAGCGCGATTTGACGGATTCTACCGTTTTGCGTACCATCGGAATGCCGCTTTCACACTCGTTAATTGCCCTTAAAGCAACAGCAAACGGCTTGGGTAAATTGTTGCTCAACCGCGATGCCATTGATGCCGACCTGGAAAATAACTGGGCGGTGGTAGCTGAAGCGATTCAAACCATTCTGCGCAGTATCGGCTTCCCGAAACCTTACGAAGCGTTGAAAGGACTAACCCGTAAGAATGAAAAAGTGACAAAGGAAACCGTTCATGCTTTTCTGGAAACATTGGAGATAAACGATGAAATCCGCGGTCGCTTAAAGCAAATTACTCCGCAGAACTATACCGGAGTTAATTTATTGTAA